From Mumia sp. ZJ1417:
GCTCTGCGACCAGGGCGAACCCGCCGTTTCCCGTCGGTCCGTGGCGCAGCGAGCCGCCGGCGGCGCGTGCCGCCTCGTCGAGTCCGGCCAGCCCGAGTCGGCTCGTGATGCCATGGCGCGGTCGTTCGCGCGCGGCGCCATTGAGGACGAAGACGTGGACGGCCTGACGGCCACGCTCCAGACGCACGGTCACGGGTGCGCCCGGTGCATGCCGGGCGGCGTTGGTGAGCCCTTCCTGGACCACGCGGTGGGCGGCGACCTGCTGCAACGGCGCGAGCGCGTCGGCAGCACCCTCGAGGCGGACGTCGAGACCGGAGTCCCTGGCGCGCTCCACCAGCTCGGCGATGCTCGCTGCGGCAGGCTCGAGCGGGACCTCCTCCTCGCCCGGCCGAAGCACGCCGACGATCTGGCCGAGCCGGTCCGTCGCGTCCGCTGCGGCGGATCGAAGTGCTGCGGCCGCTTGCCGGGCCTCGTCCGGGATCCCTGACCTGACCTCGAGGGCCCCTGCGCGGAGCGCGATCAGGCTGAGCTCGTGGCCGAGCGAGTCGTGCATCTCCTGTGCGATCCGGGCCCGCTCCCGCAGCTGCGCGTGCTCGACGGCCGCGGCGTGGTGGGACGCGACCTGGCGCAGGTAGCGCCCGCACAGCCAGGGGAGCCCCATGAACAGGATCGTGTTGCCGATCAGCGCACCGCCGCGGCCGAGCCAGCCGGACCACGAGGGGTCGTTGACCAGGGCGTCGAGCAGCAGCAGCGCCGCGAGCGAGGCGACCACGACGGCCGCCGTCGACGAGCGCGAACGCGAGTGCCAGCGCCACCTCTGGCAGTCGCGCCCGGATCAGCAGCGCAACAGCGACCACGATGACCCCGACCGCAGCCCACCAGCCCTGGGACGCCGGAAGGGCGGTGCCGCTCATCACGGCGTGCTCGACCGCGACGCAGAGGACGAGTCCGCATCCGAGCACCGCTCGCCGGACCCCGGGACGTCGCAGCAGACTCACCCGTCGGACGATAGTTGTTCGCGGACACGTTCCCGTACCGTCGAACGACAGTACGGGAGGTGTCGCGTGCGGACAGGCCGTCCGCCGCCCCACCTTCTTCTCGGATCCCCTCGAACGGAGCATCGTCGTGAGCTCACCCCTGCCCTCGACCGACTCGCACGCCGACCACAGCGTCGTGCACGCGCTGCGGTCGCCCAAGATCCTCCGTACGGAGGTCCTGGCCGGGCTCGTCGTCGCGCTCGCGCTCATCCCCGAGGCGATCTCGTTCTCGATCATCGCGGGCGTGGACCCGCGGGTCGGCCTGTTCGCGTCGTTCACGATGGCCGTGGCGATCGCATTCCTCGGCGGCCGTCCGGCGATGATCTCCGCAGCCACCGGTGCGGTCGCGCTGGTGATCGCCCCGGTGATGCGCGACCACGGGTACGACTACCTCATCGCAACCGTGCTGCTCGGCGGCGTGATCCAGATCCTCCTCGCCCTGGCGGGGGTCGCGAAGCTGATGCGCTTCATCCCGCGGTCGGTGATGGTCGGGTTCGTCAACGCCCTCGCGATTCTCATCTTCTTGGCGCAGCTCCCGCACCTCGTGGACGTCCCGTGGCTCGTCTATCCGATGGTCGCGGTCGGCATCGCGATGATCGTCGGCTTCCCGCGGATCAACAAGATCATCCCGGCACCGCTGGTGGCGATCGTCGCGCTGACCGCCTTCACCGTCGTCGGCGCGCTCGACGTCCCGAACGTCGGCGACGAGGGGACGCTCCCGGACAGCCTCCCGGCGTGGTTCGTCCCCGACGTGCCGTTCACCCTCGACACCCTGCAGATCATCGCGCCGTACGCGCTGGCGATGGCGCTCGTCGGCATCCTCGAGTCGCTGCTGACCGCCAAGCTCGTCGACGACATCACCGACACGCACTCGGACAAGACCCGCGAGACGTGGGGCCAGGGCGCCGCGAACGTCATCACCGGCTTCTTCGGCGGGATGGGCGGCTGCGCCATGATCGGCCAGACGATGATCAACGTGAAGGTCTCCGGTGCGCGCACCCGGATCTCCACCTTCCTGGCCGGAGTGTTCCTCCTGATCCTCGTCGTCGGGTTCGGTGACGTCGTCGCACTGATCCCGATGGCCGCACTCGTCGCGGTGATGATCATGGTGTGCGTCGGCACGTTCGACTGGCACTCCGTCCGGCCGTCGACGCTGCGCCGGATGCCTCGGTCGGAGACCGCCGTCATGGTCGCGACGGTCCTCGTCACCGTCGCCACGCACAACCTCGCGATCGGTGTCGCCGTCGGCGTTCTGGTGGCGACGACGCTGTTCGCCCGCCGCGTCGCGCACGTCGCCGCCACCGAGCGCACGCTCGTCGACGAGGAGGACGGGGCTGTCGCCGTCTACCGCGTCACCGGCGAGCTCTTTTTCGCCTCGAGCAACGACCTGTACACGCAGTTCTCGTACGCCGACGACCCTGAGCGCGTACGGATCGACCTCTCGGCCGCACACGTGTGGGACGCCTCGACCGTCGCCGCGCTCGACGCCATCGCGGCCAAGTACGCGCGCAAGGGCAAGCGTGTCGAGATCACCGGGCTCCGTGGGGCGAGCGCGGAGCGACACGGTCGCTTGACAGGTCGGCTGTCCGCACACTGAAGGTCGCATAGGCTCGGCCCATGAATGACGCTGGCACCAACGATGTGGTTCTCGCGCTGATCCTGCTCGGGCTCGGTGTCGTCCTCGTCTTCTGGGGCGGCGCCGCGCTTCGCGCGCTGATCGCGTTGGCAGGCGCGGTCGTCGGCTTCTTCCTGGGCGCAGAGCTCGTGCAGGGCCAGGCCGGTGGTGAGCTGCTCGGCACCACCTGGGGCTGGGTAGCCGCCATCGTCGGTGCGCTCGTGCTCGGTGTGCTGGCCTACGCCTGGTACTGGCTCGGCGTCGTGATCTGGGTCGGCGCCATGGGCTACGTGCTCGGCGTCTTCCTCGCGAACGCCTTCGGCGCGGACAAGGACTGGGTGTTCACGACGGTCGGGATCATCGTCGCCGCGGTGCTCGTCATCATCGCCGTGGTCGCCTCGCTCCCGGCGCTGCTGCTCGTCATCGTGAGCGCCTGGTCGGGTGCGACGCTGGCGCTCACCGGCGTCATGCTGCTGGTCGGCGAGATCAACGACCAGCAGATCGACCACGCCTTCAGCCTCGCCGACCCGTCGTGGCTCTGGTACGGGGCGCTGGTCGTCCTCTTCGTCGTCGGCCTCGTCGTCCAGCTCGGAGCGACCTCGCGGCGTTCCGCACAGAGCGTCGGCGGCTAAGATGGGCGCGGCCTCGGCTCGTACGAGGCTTTGCCGGTGTAGCTCAGTTGGTAGAGCGCCTCACTTGTAATGAGGATGTCGCGGGTTCGACTCCTGTCACCGGCTCCAGGTGTTTGTGCAGGTAAGCGGCGCAGGTTGCCTGCGGGGCGGTCCCGGCGAGGGCCGAAATCTCGGCCGTGGCAGCCAAACTGGCAGCCAACGGCATCTCACTCGCCTCCGATCAGGCGCTCGATGAGCGCGGAAGCGTCGGCCAGCAGGCGCTTGTCGACGTGGGTATAGGTGTCCAGGGTCAGGCTGATCTGAGAGTGACCGAGCAGCTCCATCACGACCCGGGCGGGCACGCCCTGCTCGAGCATGAGGCTGGCGGTCGTGTGGCGCAGGTCGTGCAGGCGAATCTTGCGAAGACCGGCGCGCCGCAGGAGCGCTTGGAAGGCGCGGTAGTCGTTGCTGCGCTCAATCGGTGAGCCGACGTGGGTGGTGAAGACGAGACCGCGCTCGTTGCCTTTCCAGAGCTGGGCCGCGCGCTCTGCTTCCGCCTGCTGCTCCGTCCGCCGCTTCTCCAGAGCAGTGGCTACGACGACAGGCAGCGGGAGCACTCGGACTGACCGTTTGGTCTTAGGCGCCACCAGCTGGAAGTTGTTGTCGGTCCGCTGGAGGGCGTGGCTCACCGTGAGTGTCCGTGAGTCAATGTCGATGTTGTCCCAGGTGATTCCGAGGGCCTCTCCCTGACGGAGTCCAAGGAGAAGCCCGATGAGCCACCGTGCCGCGAGGCGGTCGTCAGCAGCCGCGGTGCTGAATCGCTCGGCTTCCTCGCGGGTGAAGGGATGAATGGTGGTGCGGGTCATCGGCGGCGGATCCACCATTTGGGCAGGGTTGGTGGGGATCAGACCCCAGCGCATGGCGATCGTCAGGCTGCGTCAGATCATCGCGTGCAGCCGGCGGATGCTGCTGGGGAGAGTTCCGAGCGCTTGTCCTGGTAGAGGCCGGCGATGTGATGCGGCCTGAGTGCATCGAGCTTCATGCGACCGAGGGCCGGAACCACGTGGAGTCGGATCTCCTGCTCGTACCGGGCGAGCGTCGTCGGTCGAACCGTCGCCGACGCGACATCGTGGAGCCAGCGTTGCATCCATTGCTCCAGGGTTGGGATTCGCTCGGTGCTCAACCGGCCTTCCTCAGCCTGTTGCACGAGCTTGCGCATCTCTTTGAGAACCTCGGCCTTGGTCACGCCACGCACGTACCTGCGTCGCCGGCTGCCGTTGACCCATCCGAGGTCTACTGCGCCACGCCACCGCCCGTTCTCAAGCTGATAAACGGCGCCTTCTCCACGACTGCGGCGCTTGCTGCTAGGCACTCTCGCTCACCCAGCTCGCGTCGTCCCACCGAGTCAGGACGATGGGCAGCGTTACAGTGGCATCGGGGTCACCCAAGCGTCCCAGGCTCGGGAGCGTCGGCGCCGAGAACACGGTGGCCTCAAGGACGTCACGGCAGTGCCGACGACAGAGCCTTTGCGATACGCCAGCGAGGTCGACGATCTGGACGAGCGGCGCGCGGAAGCACCCCGCCCGGTCACAGATCGGCGGTGGCGTGCGGGGCATCGCTCGAATCCTGGTGCACGGAAGCGAAATTGTCTGCGATGAACTTCTCGAGCGCCGCGAGTGGGACGCGGCGCAGTGCTCCAATCTGGACGTAGCCGAGCTTGCCGGCGCTCATCAGCTCGTAGAGCTTCGTGCGGCCGATGCCGAGCTGTTCGGCCGCTTCGATCGGCCGTAGCAGGAGTGAAGTCATGACGTCCTCCGTCCGTCGACGTTCACCCCAGGATTGACTGCCCTCGCCCTCCTCGGAAGACGACTCTTGATGACGGGGGTGGACGCAACCCCCTGAACTCAGGTACACCTCGGAGCTCCTGTCCGGAGCGGATTGTCGAAGCCGTAGTGATGGAGGCCGCAATCGACTATTGCCCGGGTTGGGATGGCAGTGCCGTCAGCGGCCGACACGGTCGGATGGACATCACCTTCCGACACCAAGCACTGCTGACGTCATTGACCCTCATCGACCGACCGGAGCCTATGAGCGTCTCGGAGACAAGCGCTTCCAGCAATTGTGCGCCGCGCTGGTGCTCGACCGTTTCGCGGACGTGTCCGTCTTTCCGGTGGGCGAGAAAGATGGCGGCCGCGACATGGTCTCCGGCACCGGTGAGAACCGGACGATCCTTCAGGTGAAGTTCTCCGGTGATCGCCGCAAGAAGAGGGCCACGTGGATAAAGCAACAGATCAATGGGGAGGCGGCGAATATCGAACGCCTCGTCCGAGAGGGGTGCACCCGGTACATCCTGATGACCAACGTTGAAGGCGGAGCCGCGCCTGGCTCGGGTTCGCGCGACGAAGTCGAGAAGGAACTCACCGCGCTGTCGAAGAAGTACAGGGTCCAGATGTCCTGCGTCTGGTCATCGGACCTCGACGCCTGGGTCGACAATGCGCCCTGGGAGATCAAACTCGCCTACGTCGACATGCTCGCGGGCACCGACGCGCTCTTCGCCCTTCTGACCTCGATGAATCTGGAGGATGGGGAGCGGCGTGAGAAGGACATCCTCGTCACCTACGTGGCCACGCACTGGTCGCGAGACAAACGCCTGAAGTTCCGCCAGATCGATCTCGTCAGCGACCTGCTAAGCGATCTGTTCGTCGACGTGACCGCACATAGGACGAGCGCTCCCCGCGGCACAACGATGTCGCTTCGCGACGTAGAACACGTCGCCGATCATCTTCTCGACAAGGCGACCCCGCCGTTGACCCTCGTAGAAGGCGTTCCCGGTCAGGGCAAGTCGACACTTGCCCAGTACGTCTGCCAGGTGTACCGCGCGGCGTTCATTGGCCGAGAGGAGTTGGAGGCGAATAATGAGGTCCTGCCGGGGAGTTCGACTGAAGAACTTCGCGTCCCGTTCCGGATCGACCTTGCCGACTACGCCGAGGCTGCCCGCTCAAACAACACCTCCACCGCGACCACCCCCACCGGTCACGCTCGGCCGCGACCCTCACGACCAAGACGTCGCCCGGAAGGGCTCGATGTCGGCAAGGACTCGGGTCCGGACACACACCGTCACCGAAGCGGCGTGGGAGCCGGCATGGTGAGACGCGGACGTTCAAGACGACGACGGGGTCGTTGGCGGTGATGCGTGACTGGCTGACTCCCACTGAGCGCATGCCTGCGGCAGCGTCATCGATCCTCGGCGAGCCCCACTGGACCACGCTCAATCCATTTGTCCAATTTGGGAAGCTTGAGTTTGTCATGCGGATGACAAGTTTTGATTGGTTCTTGATCATCGGCTGATTTCGGGGTGACAACGACGGTCGCAGTGTGGCTAGTTTTCACCACCTGGGTCACCGCTGGGGTGACTACTGCAAGACAGGTCGGGTTGGAAATGGTCACTCGTGGTATAGCGTCGCGGATGGTCGCATCGATTGTCATCACGGTCTCCACCGCGCTGGTCGCGGGAACCCTGGGCCCGGCATCCTCGGCGGCCGCACTCACCGAACCGGAGGAGCCATCGCCCTCCGTGGTGGTGACGGACTCGGATCGTGACGGAGTCCAGGATCGTCCGGACGCGGTGTCGGCGGCCCTGGCGGCGCGTTTGGCTGACGAGAAGGTCGAGGATCTGTCGGCGCGCACCGAGTCAACGCAGTTGTTCGCGAACCCTGACGGGACGTGGACGCAGGAGGCCGCATCGGGTCCGGTGCGTGTCGTCGACGAAGCGGGAGCCTGGCACGACATCGACACCACCATTGTGCCCATCGCAGGAGCTACGGGACTAACTGCGAGGTACGCGTCGGCGGATGTGGTGTTCTCGCCTGGCGGCGACAAGACGTTTGCGACGGTGACTGACGAGAAGGGCAACAGGTCGAGCTTCGGTTGGCCGACGGCGCTCCCGAAGCCGGTTGTCGATGGTGACACGGTTACCTATCCGCGAGCCTTGGAGAACGGCGACCTGGTGGTGCAGGCGCTGCCGACGGGGTTCTCACACTCGGTGGTGCTGCAGGCGGCACCGACGGAGCCATTAGAGATTCCGATCCCGCTGCAGATCCCGGATGGAGAGCTGACTGTCAACGACAGCGGCTCGCTGGTGGTAAAGGCCGACGGCAAGAAGGTCGTCACCGCTCCGCAACCGCTCATGTGGGACGCCGCCGTGGGCAATGATGATCTGCCGAACAACGTCGAGCCGGTTGAGGCGGCGGTCGAGGCCTCGGGCAGCGGTGCGAGTGAGAAGCAGACGTTGGTGCTGTCGCCGGATGCACACTGGTTGTCGGATCCTGCGACGGTGTACCCGGTGACGGTCGATCCGTCGTACACGATGTACGCCAACGGCGACTCGTGGGTTCAGAACGCCGGCTACACGACGAGCCAGGGTGGCTCTACCGAATTGCGGGCGGGTACCTATGACGCCGGCGGGCACAAGGCGCGGTCGTTCGTGAAGTTCATCGGAATGCTCAATGACAATGGTGGATCGGGTCAGGACATCGTGTCGGCGACGTTCAAGATGCGGAACTGGTACTCCGGCTCGTGCACGTCCTCGGCGATCCGGATCGCCCGCATCACCGAGACCTGGGCGGTCGGGGACCTGACCTGGGACAACCAGCCGACGGTCACGTCGACCGGCTCGAGCACATTCGCTCCCGCCTACGGCTACTCGGCCTCGTGCGACGCCGATGGGAACCAGGCTTCATGGGACGCTACGGCCATTGTCCAGGCGTGGGCAGATGGCGCCGCAAACAATGGCATTCGGGTGGCTGCCGACAATGAGGCAAGTAACGCGACGTGGCGCAAGTACCGCTCCAGTGAGCACACGAACACTGACACCCGCCCGCGGATGAGCGTCACCTACAACTCCTACCCGAACAAGGCGGCGGCGCCGGTGGTGGTGGGTGCGACCACCTACGGCGGTGTCACGTACGTGAACAAGAAGACATTCAACGTGTCCTCTAAGGTGACTGACCCCGATGGTGGCACGCTGACCGGTCTGTTCGACGTGTCGGGACCGGCGGGCTCATGGTCCGGCCTGGCGGGGTCGGCGGTGTCGTCGAACGGAAGCTCGGTTCGTTCCTACACCCTCAACACCGACGGGGTGTACACCACGAAGGCGCGGGCTCGGGACTCAGCAGGTCTGATCTCGAAGAACTACTCCGCGTCAACCACCTTCACAGTCGACACGGCCGTGCCTACGGCGACGATCTCGTGCCCGGGCTACTCCAACGGAGTGTGGTACGACACGCGGCCGGCCGCGAGCACGACCTGTACGTTCGGGGGTTCGGCGGATGTGGTCTCGTGGTCGTGGCGCCTGAACGACGGTGCGTGGAAGACAAGCACGGGAAGCACAGGCGCGATCGCGATCCCCGAGTCGGGTGCGACGCAGATTGAGTATTACTCCGCGGACCGCGCCGGCAACAAGTCCCAGACGATCACCTTCGGTTTCGGTGTCGGTGCGGCCAGCCTGGTGGCGCCGGTCGGTGGTGAACGGTCCACATCTACCTTCGCGATTGAGGCGCACGGTCCGGGGTTCGTGGACGAGCTGACTCTCGAGTGGCGTGCCAGTGGAAGCTCGGCGGCGTGGGCGCCCGTCGATGCGCTGACCGAGCGTGATGGTGGTGACTGGGACGGCACGTTGCAGCTGGCTGGGGCCATGAAGACGACGGGACAGTTGATCTGGGACGCTAGGCAGGACGCGGTGCCGTCACCGGCTCTGATTGACGTGCGGGTGTGCTTCGACTCCACAACGAGCGGGATGAAATGCGGTCCCGCACGCACCGTCTCGCTGATTCCCGGGGCGTTTGGGGACTCCTTTCCTGTCGCGGAGGTGGGCCCAGGCACAGTATCGCTGTACTCGGGCGAGGTGATGGTCGAGGATTCCGACGCAGCCGGAATCGGGCGCACTTACCGCTCGATGAGCGGCCCGGCAACCAATGCCGCGAGTGTGCTCGGCCCGGGCTGGGCGGCCGACCTGTCTGGGAGTGGAGGCGCCACGTCGGGACTCGAGGTTCGCGACGACCTGACCGGTCTCGGCCTGCTCGTCCTCGAGCCCGCCGACGGGGCGATGACGTTGTGGGGAACCGGAGCCGGGCCGATCGCGGCCGGGTCGACCGGGACGTTCACGTTCGTCAAGGGATTCGGCGACATCACTGGCGCCCTCACGTTGGAGGCCAGCATGTCGGAGTGGCGCTTGCGGCTACGTGAGGACGACGGCACGATCACCGTTTGGACCGCCACACCTGGCGGCGGCGCGTGGCAGTTGACCTCGGTGACCGGCCCTGCCGAGGTGGGTGCCACCACCTTCGGACACGACCCACAGGGCAGGGTCAGCGACATCTTTACACCCGTCTCGGCGACCTTGGCGTGCAGCGAGACCAGCCAGGACGTCGGATGTCGCCACACGCATCTGACCTACTCCGACATCTCCGGCGGTCTCGGGTCACGGCTGACGAGCGTGGCAGAGATCGTCCACGCAACCACCGGTCCGCAATCGACCGTTGTCGCCGAGTACAGCTACGACGACGAAGGCAGGCTCACGGGAGTAGCCGATCCCCGCGTTACCAACGCCGACGGGGAGGGTGCGGCCACGACCTATGCCTACAGCGGCTCGGGAGATCAGAGCAGGCTCTCTAGCGTCACGCCCGCCGGAGAGGAAACGTGGGAACTCGGCTACGACGACGACAATGACCGACTCGACCAGGTCCAACGCACACTGCCAGGGTCCAACGACAAAGCACGCTGGGAGATCGTCTACCAAGTACCGACCTCCGGCGAGGACCTGCCCGACCTGACACCGCAGGCGATCACAGCCTGGGACCAAGGCGGGACAGACGCACCTATCGCTGGCGCCGCAGTCTTCGGCCCGAACGCTCCCGCGGAGCGGGACTGGAAGTATGCGTCACTGACCTACTACGACGTCGAGGGACACACGACCAACACCGCCGTCTACGGTGCTGGCGACTGGCTCGTCGACTCTTACGGATACGACAAGCACGGAAACGTCACCTGGGCAATCGACGCCGCGGCACGCGCCCGGATCCTCGCCATCGATCCCGCGCAACGCACGACCGAGGCGATCGATCTCAGCACCATCACGGGGTACAACGCCGACGGCACCCGCGTCGAGTCGATCTTGGGCCCGCAGCGCGCGGTCGTGACTGAGTCGGGAGAGGTTGTCCAGGGACGTCCTGTCACCTCCTACACCTACGACGATGAGACAACGCAGACACAACTGATCGTTGGCCGGCCAGCCGATGAACCAGAGACCCCACGCAATCTGGTCGTCGAGGAGACATCAAGCGTGCTCGACCTCTGGGGCGGCGCGTACTACGACGAAAAGGTCACGCGCTACCGCTATGACCCCGTCCAGAACGGCGACGGCAATGGCTGGGAACTCGGAGTCGCTACACGCACCAGCGTGTGGCTCGGTGGTGACAAGGCGCAGCCAAGCAACTGGTCGACCACGCTCACTCGGCACGACACCGAGGGCAAGGAAATTGAGACTCGCACGCCGCAGGGGGTCGCAAGCCACGACGGAGCCGGAACTGATCCCCGCTCCACGATCACGGTCTACTACACCGCCGACGACAGCGCTCGTGACTCCAGATGCCGCAACAAGCCCCAGTGGGCCGGACAGGAGTGCCTCACGGGACCCGCGGGACAGCCCGCGAGCGGAGCGAGCGTGCCTACGACGCTCTACGCCGCCTACGACCCCCAGCTCAATCCGACGTTGATCAAAGAATCGCGCGACCCCAGTCCGACGACTCCGTCCAACGAGATCGAGCGGGTTACGACCAATACGTTTGACGACGCTGGGCACATCACGTCCGAGCACACCATTGTCAACAACGCGCCGGCGGGAGACCGCGCCGTAGCTAGGACGAACTACACCTATGACACGGTGACAGGTGCGCTCACGGCGATCTCCAACGACGAGTCGACGATCTCGATCACCTATGACTCGTGGGGACGCGAGAAGAGCCGTACAGACAGCAGCGGAAACACAAGCACGAAGACGTACGACAGGGCCGGTCGTCTGTCGACGCATAACGACGGCAAGGGCGGATACACATATTCGTACGAAGGCAGCGGAGAGCATCGCGGCCTCGTTACCGGGCTCGACGTCGACCTGCCAAACGGTCAGGCCGACGAGTTTACCGTCGAGTACACGCCCAGGGGCGCGCCAGCGACGATGACCTACCCGAACGGGATTACCGCCCGGTGGACCTACGATGCCGCCGACAACCCGACAAACCTCGCCTACACCGTCGGCGAAGAAGTCGTTTCCTTCAGCCAGACCTACGACATCTCCGACCGTGTGCGGACGTCGGTGACCCCCGGGTCAGACCGGTCGTTCCGGTACGACCGGCGGGACCGCTTGGTGCGCGTCGATGACACGTCCGGAGTCGGACCGGTTGAGCAGAGCATGTGTGAGCGACGTGAGTACAGCCTGAGCCTCGACTCCAACCGCGACGCACTCACAAAGAGCGGAGCCGATTCCAGCGGACGCTGTGATGGAAGCGCTCCGACAACCATCGCGTCCGCGTTCGATGCAGCAGATCGGATCACGGGCGGGTACTCGTACGACGCGCTCGGCCGCACGCGGACGATTCCAGGCGAAGCGTCGAACATGCCTGCCGGAGGCGAGGTCGACGTTCGGTACTTCGCCAATGACATGGTCGCCTCCCTAGCCCAAGGTGAAGCGTCAACTGATCCGCTAGCGGAGAATGGCGTCGCGTACGAACTTGACCCGGCGGACCGCATAGCCGTAATCGAGCAACACGTCGGCGCCACCCCGGTCCGAACGCTCAACCACTTCTCGGATGAGAGCGATTCGCCAGCGTGGTCCACGACCATCGCTGGAGATTCAACGGGCGAGGAAGGCTCTGTCACGTGGAGCCGCAACCTGACCGGGCCGTTTGGGACATTGGTTGGCCAGCAGCTCGACGAAGGGCCAGCAATATTCGATCTCGCGGATCTTCAGGGCCATTTGGTTCTCAGAGCCGGCACGGATATGGAGGGCAATGTTGCCATCGGCCCGTTCAGCGAGTTCGATGAGTTCGGAGGGCTGCAGGCGGGTGCTGTGCAGACCTATGGGTGGCACGGCGGCGCGGCCCGACCCGCCAACCTTGTTGGTGGATTAATGCTGATGGGAGCGCGGCTCTATAATCCGACGACCGGCCGTTTTCTGTCGCGCGACGCAATTTCGGGAGGCAACGACAATAGCTACATTTACCCCGCGGATCCGATCAACCTTGCCGACCTGCCCGGCCTGGCGACAAAGTGGCTGTTTAACAAGAAGATTAAGCCAGAGAATGCCGCAAAATGGGCGAAACGTATTAGGAACGCTAAGCGCTTCACCGATTTGATCTCGGAGGGTCTTAAGTATGTGAGCAAGGTCCCGAATTGGGGGACCGTGGTCAAGATCGTGGTCGACATCCTCATGTCCATCGCGGCCGACATTGCAACTGATATCATGAGGGCGCACGGCGCGACCCCGCCGCGGGGCCACTACTTGCATCGCATCAGGATCAGAATCGGTATCGGAAACTGGGGTTGGAAGTTCTGGAAGTTCCGTCCCAAGTTCAACATTATTCCTCTGTACCAGCGTCGTCATGGGAGGCAGTGACGTGAGTGGCGAAGCTCGGAATAGCGAGCACATAATCGACGCCTACAGACGGGCTTGGAGTCGGCGTGTGGAGGGTGACGACAACTCCTTGGAGGTCTTTCGGTCTGAAGTCGGTAGCGCCAGGGGCGGTGCCGATGAGGAGGAATGGAAGCTCTATTCCGAACTTTGGGAGAAAGGAGTTCCTCCTTCGAGGCTCGCGAAAGAACTACGCCGAGCGGGTCTTCGGTCGCTGCGCGAGGTGGTTGGGCACACGTTCCGGCTTTGGCGCTCGAGCGCGCGAGAGCCGCGCTGGATGAAGGAGCCGTCCGATGTCGAGTTGCTCGGTCAAGACTCGCAATACTGGAGCCTTCCAGTTACAGAACTGCCGCTTTCCTTTGGGGACGAGGAGTACCCCTGGCTCGAACGGGCCTGTGCTGAATCTCAACTCGAGAAGGGCGAAGAGTGTCATGTTTTCGCGATCTGGCTCGACCCGCTAGAGAGTCAAGCAGATGAATGTGCGGTCGTTCTCGGGCGTCAAAGAGTCGGTTCGACGCGAGTTTCAACCGATGTATGGCATGAGTTGCGAAGTCTCCAATCGCGACGGATCTTCGCGAATGGCGCACTGGAGATTAACCCGAATGAGACTCCGCTGTCGCCCTACCTAGGCGTTCAGCTGCCGCCCCCTCACGCGTCGTCCTGAGGTCAGCGTTACAGTCTGATCCTGCTCTGACAAACCTTTACCCCTTAGAAACCAAAACAGGGATGTCACCAAGATCGGGCGATACCCGCTCGCCCCGGCCCGAGGTTCCCGTTGTCGTCACGCCGGTGCTGAGGGAGTTGCAGGTTCGATGTTCGCGCGCGGCGCCGTGCCGACCGGCGCGTTTGTGTCGCGGATCTGTGCGGGCCTGAGCGTGAGAGCGCTTCGCGCAGCATTTCGAACGGATTGCTTTCGGGAGTTGGTGGTCGATCGGTGTCGAGTCTGAGCAG
This genomic window contains:
- a CDS encoding sensor histidine kinase; amino-acid sequence: MVASLAALLLLDALVNDPSWSGWLGRGGALIGNTILFMGLPWLCGRYLRQVASHHAAAVEHAQLRERARIAQEMHDSLGHELSLIALRAGALEVRSGIPDEARQAAAALRSAAADATDRLGQIVGVLRPGEEEVPLEPAAASIAELVERARDSGLDVRLEGAADALAPLQQVAAHRVVQEGLTNAARHAPGAPVTVRLERGRQAVHVFVLNGAARERPRHGITSRLGLAGLDEAARAAGGSLRHGPTGNGGFALVAELPVTDRARRSAAEATS
- a CDS encoding SulP family inorganic anion transporter → MSSPLPSTDSHADHSVVHALRSPKILRTEVLAGLVVALALIPEAISFSIIAGVDPRVGLFASFTMAVAIAFLGGRPAMISAATGAVALVIAPVMRDHGYDYLIATVLLGGVIQILLALAGVAKLMRFIPRSVMVGFVNALAILIFLAQLPHLVDVPWLVYPMVAVGIAMIVGFPRINKIIPAPLVAIVALTAFTVVGALDVPNVGDEGTLPDSLPAWFVPDVPFTLDTLQIIAPYALAMALVGILESLLTAKLVDDITDTHSDKTRETWGQGAANVITGFFGGMGGCAMIGQTMINVKVSGARTRISTFLAGVFLLILVVGFGDVVALIPMAALVAVMIMVCVGTFDWHSVRPSTLRRMPRSETAVMVATVLVTVATHNLAIGVAVGVLVATTLFARRVAHVAATERTLVDEEDGAVAVYRVTGELFFASSNDLYTQFSYADDPERVRIDLSAAHVWDASTVAALDAIAAKYARKGKRVEITGLRGASAERHGRLTGRLSAH
- a CDS encoding DUF4203 domain-containing protein gives rise to the protein MNDAGTNDVVLALILLGLGVVLVFWGGAALRALIALAGAVVGFFLGAELVQGQAGGELLGTTWGWVAAIVGALVLGVLAYAWYWLGVVIWVGAMGYVLGVFLANAFGADKDWVFTTVGIIVAAVLVIIAVVASLPALLLVIVSAWSGATLALTGVMLLVGEINDQQIDHAFSLADPSWLWYGALVVLFVVGLVVQLGATSRRSAQSVGG
- a CDS encoding site-specific integrase; translated protein: MRWGLIPTNPAQMVDPPPMTRTTIHPFTREEAERFSTAAADDRLAARWLIGLLLGLRQGEALGITWDNIDIDSRTLTVSHALQRTDNNFQLVAPKTKRSVRVLPLPVVVATALEKRRTEQQAEAERAAQLWKGNERGLVFTTHVGSPIERSNDYRAFQALLRRAGLRKIRLHDLRHTTASLMLEQGVPARVVMELLGHSQISLTLDTYTHVDKRLLADASALIERLIGGE
- a CDS encoding N-terminal phage integrase SAM-like domain-containing protein, with protein sequence MTKAEVLKEMRKLVQQAEEGRLSTERIPTLEQWMQRWLHDVASATVRPTTLARYEQEIRLHVVPALGRMKLDALRPHHIAGLYQDKRSELSPAASAGCTR
- a CDS encoding helix-turn-helix domain-containing protein, encoding MTSLLLRPIEAAEQLGIGRTKLYELMSAGKLGYVQIGALRRVPLAALEKFIADNFASVHQDSSDAPHATADL